One window of the Colletotrichum destructivum chromosome 4, complete sequence genome contains the following:
- a CDS encoding Putative adenylate kinase/UMP-CMP kinase, adenylate kinase, active site lid — protein sequence MSSLVEEAVKKLTSTVESLESRIKSLEDRAAGGSGKPTAEEVRMILIGPPGAGKGTQAPKIKEKFNCCHLATGDMLRSQVAKKTPLGREAKKIMDQGGLVSDDIVIGMIKEELENNKECKGGFILDGFPRTVPQAEGLDAMLTARNQKLQHAVELQIDDSLLVARITGRLVHPASGRSYHSTFNPPKEYMKDDITGEPLIQRSDDNAEALKKRLATYHSQTAPVVGYYKQTGIWKGLDASQEPGQVWKNMLEIFESQRKGGHSSGILSRIAGKN from the exons TCAAGTCTCTGGAGGACCGCGCCGCTGGTGGTTCTGGCAAGCCaaccgccgaggaggttcGCATGATCCTCATCGGCCCCCCCGGTGCCG GCAAGGGCACCCAAGCtcccaagatcaaggagaagTTCAACTGCTGTCACTTG GCCACTGGTGACATGCTGCGATCCCAGGTCGCCAAGAAGACTCCCCTCGGCCGGGAAGCTAAGAAGATCATGGACCAAGGCGGTCTCGTCAGCGATGACATCGTCATTGGCATGatcaaggaggagctggagaaCAACAAGGAGTGCAAGGGAGG CTTCATTCTCGACGGCTTCCCCCGTACCGTTCCTCAGGCCGAAGGCCTCGATGCTATGCTCACGGCTCGCAACCAGAAGCTCCAGCACGCTGTTGAGCTCCAGATCGACGACTCTCTGCTCGTTGCCCGCATCACCGGCCGCCTGGTTCACCCCGCCAGTGGCCGCAGCTACCACAGCACCTTCAACCCCCCCAAGGAATATATGAAGGATGACATTACCGGCGAGCCGCTTATCCAGCGcagcgacgacaacgccgagGCCCTTAAGAAGCGTCTGGCGACCTACCACTCGCAGACCGCTCCCGTTGTCGGCTACTACAAGCAGACGGGTATCTGGAAGGGCCTCGACGCATCGCAAGAGCCCGGCCAAGTCTGGAAGAACATGCTCGAAATCTTCGAGTCCCAGCGCAAGGGCGGCCACTCCTCCGGTATCCTTAGCCGCATTGCTGGAAAGAACTAG
- a CDS encoding Putative CH domain superfamily protein: MPYSESAQAALVQWANTFPLDKKADSISDFLDGHLLSQVLQDLDPSFDSNTSEGELYDVYKGISRLVYRECPGLIRQTKLADIRPRAREAQPEAISKLLAVLFAIAMLGSNNARYVTRITQDITDKTNLMQLQRVTQEMKVAIDEAEAQDLEEASEPGHESHDADLAMEADNIRLRSDLDKKGKLLADMETRLGHLQESYDDLKEEVVRKGRELEAFHSAQDGAGKEVIRSLELKLREQDELIANQEAQAEDDRITKERLTSEVSALKAKTQKLEILDDEVKELRFKNEELSRKANMVERYKQKLEAQSTLSKEMDNLLYEKEQMQRDLIEYEKVLKRNQALEQTNEQYASKLRDYELQYVELDAQRRALHDDTQQLRARLATLDAQRLSDERLIADLQEQINSGSQAALSPDAGTAGFSLEDELEGAGGSTAPNPALEISRLKAENNLLRSGMGSASENARLRQELEEERKQRERIQKTYNETFEKQQLAEAQVSALIESSGENEVLGNLRVQIDQKTLELERERRRLNEVQAQLADKDRELLSARTDLSAVAKDSVEALEELKSTDQLISGSIREELDAARQQLKNLGTDLEEQRSSLINALLEKDKLRKDLDEAREARQDGTEPAELVQKLQDKIEKLRVRLKERTSQLEKSEQDKYEFQRKLKAAEGGEAAAAQKAASDQIIKNLQRENALIATAWYDLTSRIQSNHVVLQRRSEMPKSWLGKQRQMVNATPRR, encoded by the exons ATGCCGTATTCAGAGAGCGCGCAGGCCGCGCTGGTGCAATGG GCCAACACATTTCCACTCGATAAAAAGGCCGACTCAATATCAGACTTTCTCGATGGCCACCTCCTGTCTCAGGTCCTCCAGGACCTGGATCCCTCTTTCGATTCCAATACCAGCGAGGGCGAGCTTTATGACGTCTACAAGGGCATCTCCAGGCTAGTTTATCGCGAGTGCCCCGGCCTCATACGCCAGACCAAGCTTGCCGACATCCGCCCCAGGGCAAGAGAAGCGCAGCCTGAAGCCATCAGCAAG CTTCTCGCCGTGCTGTTCGCCATCGCGATGCTTGGCAGCAACAACGCACGATACGTCACGCGCATCACCCAGGACATAACCGACAAGACGAACCTTATGCAGTTGCAGCGGGTTACGCAAGAGATGAAGGTGGCAattgacgaggccgaggctcAGGACTTGGAGGAGGCCTCGGAGCCCGGCCATGAAAGCCATGACGCAGACCTCGCCATGGAAGCCGATAACATCCGCCTCCGCTCCGACCTTGACAAGAAGGGAAAGCTTTTGGCAGACATGGAAACGCGTTTGGGTCACCTGCAGGAGAGTTACGACGACTTGAAAGAGGAGGTTGTACGAAAGGGCAGGGAGCTGGAGGCGTTCCACAGTGCCCAAGATGGTGCGGGAAAGGAGGTCATCAGGTCGCTGGAGCTCAAGCTGCGCGAGCAGGATGAGCTCATTGCAAACCAGGAGGCCCAGGCCGAAGACGATCGTATCACCAAGGAGCGGTTGACGAGCGAGGTCTCGGCGCTCAAGGCAAAGACCCAGAAGCTTGAgatcctggacgacgaggtgaAGGAGCTGCGGTTCAAGAACGAAGAGCTTTCTCGCAAAGCCAACATGGTGGAACGATACAAGCAGAAGCTGGAGGCGCAGTCCACTTTATCCAAAGAGATGGATAACCTGCTGTATGAGAAGGAGCAGATGCAGCGGGACCTCATTGAATACGAGAAGGTCTTGAAAAGGAACCAGGCGCTGGAGCAGACTAACGAGCAGTATGCCTCTAAGCTTCGGGATTATGAGCTGCAGTACGTTGAGCTCGACGCCCAGCGGAGGGCCCTTCACGACGACACCCAACAATTGAGAGCTCGTCTGGCAACTCTCGACGCTCAGCGTCTCTCTGATGAACGACTGATTGCCGATTTACAGGAGCAAATCAACTCGGGATCCCAAGCGGCCTTGTCGCCCGACGCCGGGACTGCAGGTTTCAGCCTTgaggacgagctcgagggtGCTGGGGGCAGCACTGCTCCTAACCCTGCCCTCGAGATATCGcgcctcaaggccgagaacaACTTGCTCCGTAGTGGCATGGGCTCCGCTTCAGAGAACGCACGGTTACGacaggagctcgaggaggagcgcaaACAACGGGAGCGTATCCAAAAAACCTACAACGAGACTTTCGAGAAGCAACAGCTTGCGGAGGCTCAGGTTAGCGCTCTTATTGAGAGTAGCGGGGAAAA CGAAGTACTTGGCAATCTGAGGGTCCAAATTGACCAGAAGACACTTGAACTTGAAAGAGAAAGGAGACGACTGAATGAGGTTCAAGCGCAACTGGCTGACAAGGATCGCGAGCTCCTCAGCGCGAGGACAGATCTCTCCGCCGTTGCAAAGGATAGTGTCGAAGctctcgaggagctcaagtCTACTGATCAGCTTATCTCAGGGTCCATCCGGGAGGAACTCGATGCGGCACGCCAACAGCTCAAAAACCTTGGCACTgacctcgaggagcagcgcAGCTCGCTCATTAACGCCCTGCTCGAGAAGGATAAGCTTCGCAAGGACCTGGACGAGGCCAGGGAGGCACGACAAGACGGCACCGAGCCCGCCGAGCTTGTCCAGAAGCTCCAGGACAAGATTGAGAAACTTCGCGTCAGGCTCAAGGAGCGCACTTCG CAATTGGAGAAGTCAGAACAAGACAAATACGAGTTCCAGCGGAAGCTCAAGGCCGCTGAGGGCGgagaggccgccgcggcgcaaAAG GCCGCGAGCGACCAGATCATTAAGAATCTCCAGCGCGAGAACGCTCTTATCGCTACGGCGTGGTATGATCTTACTAGCCGTATCCAGAGCAACCATGTTGTGCTGCAGAGGCGGAGCGAGATGCCCAAGAGTTGGTTGGGTAAGCAGAGACAGATGGTCAACG CCACTCCCAGGAGATGA
- a CDS encoding Putative peptidase S8 propeptide/proteinase inhibitor I9 superfamily — translation MRPSAFLVAALAVVPGVLAVDQMKSVIIWAQSDSISDDIIAKAKQSVIDAGGQITHTYSLIRGFACVTPVKVLESVQAFSEGLVIDEDHTVTGS, via the exons ATGAGGCCCTCCGcgttcctcgtcgccgcgctTGCCGTCGTTcccggcgtcctcgccgttgacCAGATGAAGTCCGTCATCATCTGGGCCCAGTCCGACTCCATCAGCGACGATATcatcgccaaggccaagcagtccgtcatcgacgccggTGGCCAGATCACCCACACCTACTCCCTCATCag GGGATTCGCATGCGTCACACCCGTCAAGGTCCTCGAGTCTGTCCAGGCTTTCAGTGAAGGTCTCGTAATCGACGAAGATCACACCGTCACCGGCTCGTAA
- a CDS encoding Putative small ribosomal subunit protein uS12, with protein MPRGLNAARKLRMNRKDQKWADLGYKKRALGTAFKSSPFGGSSHAKGIVLEKVGVEAKQPNSAIRKCVRVQLIKNGKKVTAFVPNDGCLNFVDENDEVLLAGFGRKGKAKGDIPGVRFKVVKVSGVGLLALWKEKKEKPRS; from the exons ATGCCTCGTGGACTCAATGCGGCGCGCAAGTTGCGCATGAACCGTAAGGACCAGAAGTGGGCCGACCTCGGATACAAGAAGcgcgccctcggcaccgcTTTCAAGTCCTCCCCCTTCGGTGGTTCCTCTCACGCCAAGGGCATCGTCCTCGAGAAGGTCGGTGTTGAGGCCAAGCAGCCCAACTCTGCCATCCGAAAGTGTGTTCGTGTTCAGTTGATCAAGAACGGCAAGAAGGTCACTGCTTTCG TCCCCAACGACGGTTGCTTGaacttcgtcgacgagaacgacgaggTCCTCCTGGCCGGTTTCGGTcgcaagggcaaggccaagggtGATATCCCCGGTGTCCGCTTcaaggtcgtcaaggtcTCTGGTGTCGGTCTGCTCGCTCTgtggaaggagaagaaggagaagcccAGATCCTAA
- a CDS encoding Putative UbiA prenyltransferase family, 4-hydroxybenzoate polyprenyltransferase encodes MRQVNLLRAPLRVTCQSSLRTTALPLPSSSRPRLHPYGKSTAALTLQSPVHCQQIALHTSAKRLTTAVSQEAAEPPASPEAVYSPPKTGIISYLPSSWVPYAELIRMDKPAGTYYLFFPCLWSTLMAAPLTAPMASPGSVIGTSLLFFSGAFIMRSAGCSINDLWDRNLDPHVTRTKFRPIARGALTPFQGLAFTGAQLLAGLGILLQFPTSCLFYGIPSLLLVASYPLAKRVTYYPQAVLGLTFSWGAMMGFPALGVDLLSNSAALTAAACLYSSNVAWTILYDMIYAHMDIKDDAKAGIKSIALKHDAETKQVLTGLAAVQLSLLSAAGFAVGAGPAFFIGSVGGAAVTLGVMIKRVNLKNVKDCWWWFINGCWITGGVVSLGLATDYTLRYVQEEKEDIESQ; translated from the coding sequence ATGAGGCAAGTCAACTTACTGAGAGCCCCCTTGCGGGTGACATGCCAGTCCTCGTTACGAACGACGGCGCTTCCTTTaccatcatcttctcgacCAAGGCTACACCCGTACGGGAAGTCTACCGCGGCCCTCACACTTCAGAGCCCGGTCCATTGCCAGCAAATAGCTCTACACACATCGGCAAAGCGACTCACAACGGCCGTCAGCCAAGAAGCTGCCGAACCACCGGCGTCCCCCGAAGCCGTCTACTCACCACCCAAGACGGGCATCATCTCTTACCTGCCCTCATCATGGGTACCGTACGCCGAACTCATCCGCATGGATAAGCCGGCGGGAACCTACTaccttttctttccttgtCTCTGGTCAACTCTCATGGCCGCGCCACTGACAGCGCCTATGGCATCGCCGGGTTCAGTCATTGGCACTTctctgctcttcttctcgggaGCCTTCATCATGCGCAGTGCCGGCTGCAGCATCAACGATCTTTGGGATCGCAATCTCGACCCTCACGTCACGAGAACCAAGTTCCGTCCCATCGCACGGGGCGCCCTCACCCCTTTTCAAGGACTCGCTTTCACCGGCGCCCAGTTGCTGGCCGGTCTAGGGATCCTCCTCCAATTCCCAACCTCTTGTCTCTTCTACGGCATCCCAAGTCTGCTCCTAGTCGCCTCATACCCCCTAGCCAAGCGGGTCACGTACTACCCTCAGGCCGTGCTGGGACTGACCTTCTCCTGGGGCGCGATGATGGGCTTCCCCGCCTTGGGTGTCGACCTGCTCTCTAACAGCGCGGCGCTGACGGCTGCAGCATGTCTCTACTCCTCAAATGTCGCCTGGACGATTCTGTACGACATGATCTACGCCCACATGGATATCAAGGATGATGCCAAGGCGGGCATTAAGAGCATAGCTCTGAAGCATGACGCCGAGACCAAGCAAGTTCTGACAGGGCTGGCCGCGGTTCAGCTCAGTCTTCTCAGTGCTGCTGGGTTTGCCGTGGGCGCTGggccggccttcttcatcggCAGCGTAGGTGGAGCAGCAGTGACTCTTGGCGTTATGATCAAGCGCGTCAACTTGAAGAACGTCAAGGActgttggtggtggtttATCAACGGTTGCTGGATCACTGGCGGCGTTGTCAGCCTAGGTCTTGCGACCGATTACACTCTTAGATACGTTcaagaggaaaaggaagacATCGAAAGCCAGTAA
- a CDS encoding Putative JmjC domain, AT hook, DNA-binding, Zinc-finger domain of monoamine-oxidase A repressor R1, translating to MPTSMHPQAKFDPIPPDLDLHTLVDRTPNFEWVLRISTAQIQGLGPQEFEKLVQLQVIQGGKPLVIEKWNDVLPQRLFSGEWLEKTYDKKQENVRDITAQTEIPMTTGHYIRAMKQLANQWTPNNYRDERRQRLYLKDIDCPPEWHEHLQKVIPPTLFYMNENVTQKGVADQRNNDVFRGLDDRATVAPAGDLMSSLPEEMRAQNLMCYIGHEGTFTPAHREMCASLGQNIMVEASGSENGETPGSSIWFMTETKDREVVREYFISMLGHDIEIEKHFAQINAWKKATFPVYIVEQKPGDFILIPPLAPHQVWNRGTRTMKVAWNRTTVETLDMALHEALPKARLVCRDEQYKNKAIIYYTLKKYYQQMVQAEEKAEMGILGLGSELFRSSSRYKQLAKDFRHLFSLFTEVLVDEMFATKEKNIEYVEYDSCVTCSYCRSNIFNRFLTCKSCVRTLVNGDEDAYDVCMECYTMGRSCVCISRLQWCEQWQWSELTDNYELWRSMIIKNDGFIDIELSPQPLEIARSRRGKKSLAEICQEGLRRRPFKDISKLEEQKQLSESEPEPEVDDNGKPKKRKYKRKKKKGELRRCHSCCHKDYAYKVHVCSNPDCKEGYCYGVLYRAFDMMPQTVQENENWICPKCLGICNCGACRRAGDTNPYTPKNTLLGHDTRAIADDRSVEALVDFRSHNLNWLKTAGEEGRSTNSKRMKELREKADTAKAQETAAITAEDIANGVNHPAESVERSIDGYGDQNHVLGEQDVQMQDQSALDGDQDLSQMDHDQSVPFSDMGTNGGWDQSAYPDPLDGQRMFGMGYYEQDGPDQILFDPFQMPSANAMVLDDEAEFIRKTLRAQKRKAKHENEFDPDFNAPRSHHRKKQKKPELSDISSMDPALFGAPPAAPSTTDATGEAGSAGSAEASVAPEDPSSVQLEREGAQAAEGQRQKSGYAAPQYPANVPSLRHARPKASYAEPEEPMIDDPDDIVPATKQRLLIQNDELRAGDSTANPLDLATDAVRALVEQEASGANDTASETPKVPKRRGRPPKSANSTPASATRAAAAPKSTPADLAAKKREERASRRSGLSRVVTIDGASFFNPRSQDRLPDDVLDAAHDVTEAELEAELDRELARERPQNTLITSIETKAAEATVQPIKKRRGRPPKNKAANATPAETDPADRSPPPPPAGASRMMSMAARVAARGGKFKMTSRKSRDRSTKESPVPTQALSESGRQSRGRNEQQPDIAPVEEPVREPSREPSLDLTPPPPNATAEHKEPSEDPASPLGGKQRELSSDHTPPPPGARQRVSSPDHTPSPPGAVSRPWRKSDEDDEASNYAAPAASLSSASSSDSGIPDASPPPPPARPGRPSTGLTVVRLGESESESEISSSSESESGIGESLGISGGVSFRGRGRGRGRGRGRGY from the exons ATGCCAACCTCGATGCATCCCCAGGCCAAGTTCGATCCAATACCCCCGGACTTGGATCTTCACACGCTTGTCGATCGAACCCCGAACTTCGAATGGGTCCTCCGAATCTCGACTGCGCAGATCCAGGGCCTCGGCCCTCAAGAGTTCGAGAAATTGGTACAGTTACAGGTCATTCAAGGCGGGAAGCCGCTAGTCATTGAGAAATGGAACGACGTGCTTCCACAAAGACTTTTCAGCGGAGAATGGTTGGAGAAAACGTACGACAAGAAGC AGGAGAACGTCCGCGACATCACGGCCCAGACCGAAATCCCGATGACTACGGGCCACTACATAAGAGCCATGAAACAGCTCGCAAACCAATGGACACCAAATAACTACCGCGACGAGAGACGGCAACGTCTTTACCTCAAGGACATTGACTGCCCCCCCGAATGGCACGAGCATCTCCAAAAGGTTATTCCTCCTACTTTGTTCTATATGAACGAGAACGTCACGCAGAAAGGAGTTGCCGATCAACGAAACAACGATGTCTTCCGCGGTCTTGATGACAGAGCGACAGTGGCTCCCGCGGGCGACCTCATGTCAAGCCTACCCGAGGAAATGCGAGCACAGAACCTCATGTGTTATATCGGTCATGAGGGAACATTTACTCCGGCACATCGTGAAATGTGCGCCAGTCTTGGCCAAAACATCATGGTTGAGGCATCGGGCAGCGAGAACGGGGAGACGCCAGGCAGCTCCATCTGGTTCATGACGGAAACCAAAGATCGGGAAGTCGTTCGCGAGTATTTCATCTCGATGCTTGGTCACGACATTGAAATCGAGAAGCACTTTGCGCAGATCAACGCCTGGAAGAAGGCTACCTTCCCTGTCTACATTGTTGAGCAAAAGCCTGGCGACTTTATCCTCATCCCCCCTCTGGCTCCTCACCAGGTCTGGAACAGGGGCACCCGCACCATGAAGGTTGCGTGGAATCGGACAACTGTCGAGACCCTGGACATGGCACTACACGAGGCTTTACCCAAAGCACGGCTTGTGTGTCGCGACGAACAGTACAAGAACAAAGCTATCATCTATTACACGCTCAAGAAGTATTACCAGCAGATGGTTCAAGCAGAAGAAAAGGCGGAGATGGGAATTCTCGGTCTCGGGTCTGAACTGTTTCGCTCTTCCTCGCGATATAAGCAGCTGGCTAAGGATTTCCGCCATCTCTTCTCGCTGTTCACCGAGGTTCTCGTTGACGAAATGTTCGCAACCAAGGAAAAGAACATTGAGTACGTCGAATACGACTCTTGTGTTACTTGCTCGTACTGTAGATCAAACATCTTCAACCGGTTTCTGACCTGCAAATCCTGCGTGCGAACTTTGgtcaacggcgacgaggacgcctACGATGTCTGCATGGAGTGTTATACCATGGGGCGGTCATGCGTCTGCATCTCTAGGCTTCAGTGGTGCGAACAATGGCAATGGTCAGAACTGACGGACAACTACGAGCTTTGGCGGTCAATGATCATCAAGAACGATGGCTTTATCGACATAGAGCTTTCGCCTCAGCCTCTGGAGATCGCTCGCAGCCGCCGAGGCAAGAAGTCACTCGCCGAAATCTGCCAAGAAGGTCTCCGCAGGCGACCTTTCAAGGACATCTcgaagctcgaggagcagaagcaACTTTCTGAATCCGAGCCCGAGCCAGAAGTTGACGACAATGGCAagccaaagaagaggaagtacaagcggaagaagaagaaaggagaGCTTCGCCGCTGTCACTCTTGCTGCCACAAGGATTATGCATACAAAGTGCATGTATGCTCCAACCCAGACTGCAAAGAAGGGTATTGCTACGGTGTGCTCTATCGTGCATTCGACATGATGCCGCAGACAGTACAAGAGAACGAGAACTGGATCTGCCCGAAGTGTCTAGGCATCTGCAACTGTGGTGCATGCCGCCGCGCGGGGGACACCAATCCTTATACGCCTAAGAATActcttcttggccacgaCACGCGAGCCATTGCCGACGATCGAAGTGTAGAGGCTCTCGTCGATTTCCGGAGTCACAATCTGAACTGGCTCAAGACAGcgggcgaagaaggccgtaGCACCAACAGCAAGCGCATGAAGGAGTTGAGAGAGAAGGCCGACACCGCCAAAGCTCAAGAAACGGCAGCCATCACAGCGGAGGACATTGCGAACGGCGTCAACCACCCTGCTGAGTCTGTGGAGAGAAGTATCGACGGATATGGCGACCAGAACCATGTTCTCGGAGAGCAAGACGTGCAAATGCAAGACCAGAGCGCTCTCGACGGTGACCAAGACTTGTCCCAAATGGATCATGATCAGTCTGTGCCGTTCTCTGACATGGGCACAAATGGCGGGTGGGACCAGTCAGCCTACCCCGATCCCTTGGACGGTCAACGCATGTTCGGCATGGGCTACTACGAGCAAGATGGGCCCGATCAAATCCTCTTTGATCCGTTCCAGATGCCCTCCGCCAACGCCATGGTCTTGGACGATGAGGCCGAGTTCATCAGAAAGACTCTGCGCGCGCAGAAGCGCAAAGCAAAGCACGAGAACGAATTTGATCCAGACTTTAATGCACCCAGGAGCCACCAcaggaagaagcagaagaagcccGAGTTAAGCGATATCTCGAGCATGGATCCTGCGCTATTCGGCGCTCCCCCTGCTGCTCCCAGCACCACGGATGCAACTGGGGAGGCTGGAAGTGCTGGGTCGGCCGAAGCTAGCGTCGCTCCTGAAGATCCATCCTCGGTTCAATTGGAAAGGGAGGGCGCGCAGGCGGCAGAGGGACAGCGTCAGAAAAGCGGTTACGCGGCTCCACAATACCCAGCAAACGTCCCTTCGCTTCGGCATGCCAGGCCTAAGGCTTCTTACGCTGAGCCAGAGGAGCCAATGATTGATGACCCGGATGACATAGTGCCAGCAACCAAGCAGAGACTCCTCATCCAGAACGACGAGCTGCGGGCTGGCGACAGCACCGCCAACCCACTCGACCTTGCTACTGACGCCGTACGTGCGCTtgtcgagcaggaggccagTGGGGCAAATGATACCGCTTCCGAAACGCCCAAGGTGCCTAAGAGGCGCGGCAGGCCGCCGAAGAGCGCAAACTCGACACCGGCATCGGCTACAAGAGCTGCGGCTGCGCCAAAGTCAACCCCCGCAGACCTTGCGGCGAAGAAACGCGAGGAACGCGCCTCTCGGCGATCTGGTCTAAGCCGCGTCGTGACTATCGATGGTGCCAGTTTCTTCAATCCCCGAAGTCAAGACCGCCTGCCAGATGACGTTCTTGACGCGGCTCACGACGTGACGGAAGCTGAGCTCGAGGCGGAACTTGATAGAGAGCTTGCTAGAGAGAGACCTCAGAACACACTGATCACTTCAATTGAAACCAAGGCAGCGGAGGCTACTGTGCAGCCTATTAAGAAGCGCCGTGGTCGGCCACCCAAGAACAAGGCGGCCAACGCTACTCCTGCAGAGACGGATCCAGCTGATAggtctccgccgcctcctcctgcaGGTGCATCGAGGATGATGTCTATGGCAGCTCGCGTTGCAGCTCGTGGTGGGAAGTTTAAGATGACTTCGCGTAAGTCGCGAGATCGGAGCACTAAGGAATCCCCAGTCCCTACACAAGCGTTGTCCGAGTCCGGGAGGCAGTCCAGGGGACGCAACGAACAACAGCCGGACATCGCCCCGGTTGAAGAGCCTGTTCGGGAACCGTCAAGAGAGCCGAGTTTGGATCTTACGCCTCCCCCTCCTAACGCGACAGCCGAACACAAAGAACCGAGCGAGGATCCTGCATCTCCCTTGGGAGGCAAACAGAGAGAGCTCAGTTCGGATCACACACCTCCCCCGCCGGGAGCCAGACAGAGAGTGTCAAGTCCCGATCACACTCCTTCACCCCCAGGCGCAGTCAGCAGGCCTTGGCGGAAatcggacgaggacgacgaagcaTCGAATTATGCTGCGCCTGCGGCGTCGCTGTCCTCTGCGTCTTCCTCTGACTCGGGCATCCCAGACgcaagcccgccgccaccacctgCACGCCCTGGTAGGCCTTCGACCGGTCTCACGGTGGTGAGGCTCGGCGAGTCTGAATCCGAGAGCGAAATctcttcgtcgtccgagtccgagagTGGCATTGGCGAGTCCCTTGGTATATCTGGTGGAGTGTCTTTCCGGGGTAGAGgtagaggaagaggacgCGGCCGCGGACGAGGTTACTAA